Proteins encoded within one genomic window of Acidovorax sp. 107:
- a CDS encoding YheT family hydrolase gives MKYIAPRWLPGGQLQTIWPALYARRAFGPRPEYRRERWDTPDGDFVDVDFLQEGGSDATGAAPRPLLVVFHGLEGSSRSHYCEAFADLAREHGWACALPHFRGCSGEINRAPRAYHSGDHAEIGWMLGQLRARHQGPLMAVGVSLGGNALLRWAAEVGTDAARSADAVAAVCSPIDLAAGGHAIGRGFNRLVYTRMFMRTLVPKALQKLAQHPGLFDREALLKAQDLYAFDNVFTAPVHGFRNTEDYWLRASAKPLLHRIRIPALVVNARNDPFVPASSLPGMREVGRHVTLWQPPHGGHVGFPRGLPPGHVRAMPDAVGAWLAEHSGAPHLHGAQSAHG, from the coding sequence ATGAAATACATAGCACCAAGATGGCTCCCCGGTGGCCAGTTGCAAACGATCTGGCCCGCACTCTACGCGCGCCGCGCGTTCGGCCCCCGTCCCGAATATCGCCGCGAGCGGTGGGACACGCCTGACGGTGATTTCGTCGATGTGGACTTCCTGCAAGAGGGTGGGAGTGACGCAACAGGCGCCGCCCCCCGGCCGCTGCTGGTGGTGTTTCATGGGCTGGAGGGCTCATCGCGCAGCCACTACTGCGAAGCCTTTGCCGATCTGGCGCGCGAACACGGCTGGGCCTGCGCGCTGCCGCACTTCCGCGGTTGCAGCGGCGAGATCAATCGCGCCCCGCGCGCCTACCACTCGGGCGACCATGCCGAGATCGGCTGGATGCTGGGGCAGCTGCGCGCGCGCCACCAGGGCCCGTTGATGGCGGTGGGGGTGTCGCTGGGTGGCAACGCGTTGCTGCGCTGGGCCGCCGAAGTGGGCACTGACGCAGCGCGCAGCGCCGACGCAGTGGCCGCCGTGTGCTCGCCCATCGACCTGGCGGCGGGCGGCCATGCCATTGGGCGTGGCTTCAACCGGCTGGTGTACACCCGCATGTTCATGCGCACCCTGGTGCCCAAGGCGCTGCAGAAGCTGGCCCAGCACCCAGGGCTGTTTGACCGGGAAGCACTGTTGAAAGCGCAGGACCTGTACGCGTTTGACAACGTTTTCACTGCCCCCGTCCACGGGTTTCGCAATACCGAGGATTACTGGCTGCGGGCGTCGGCCAAGCCGCTGCTGCACCGCATCCGCATTCCGGCGCTGGTGGTGAACGCGCGCAACGACCCCTTCGTGCCTGCCAGCAGCCTGCCGGGCATGCGCGAGGTAGGGCGCCATGTCACGCTGTGGCAGCCACCCCACGGCGGGCATGTGGGGTTCCCGCGCGGGTTGCCACCGGGGCATGTGCGCGCCATGCCCGACGCCGTGGGCGCGTGGCTGGCCGAGCACAGCGGGGCGCCGCACCTGCACGGAGCACAATCGGCCCATGGATGA
- a CDS encoding cytochrome c5 family protein, producing MSDNHHEEAHTGPIKNPKQLLVAVLFSFVVPIFAIIGLVLYVTSADKPAAGAVNPEKAIAERIQKIGMVEVRDANRPLKSGEDVFKAQCSACHASGAAGAPKFGDAAAWAARIGTGFEALVQSALKGKGAMAPQGGGDFNDTEIARAVAYMANAGGAKFAEPAAPAAAGAQADAAPAAAAVAAPAPAAAPVAAAAPAAPAPAAASAGAGEALYKQACQVCHAAGVAGAPKFGDKAAWATRLSVGIDALYASAAKGKGAMPPRGGTQASDADLRAAVEFMAAAAK from the coding sequence ATGAGCGACAACCACCACGAAGAAGCCCATACCGGCCCGATCAAGAACCCCAAGCAGTTGCTGGTCGCGGTACTTTTCTCGTTTGTAGTTCCGATCTTTGCCATCATTGGCTTGGTCCTGTATGTGACGTCAGCGGACAAGCCCGCTGCCGGCGCGGTCAACCCCGAAAAGGCCATCGCCGAACGCATCCAGAAGATCGGCATGGTCGAGGTGCGTGATGCCAACCGTCCGCTCAAGAGCGGCGAAGACGTGTTCAAGGCCCAGTGCTCGGCCTGCCATGCGTCCGGCGCGGCGGGTGCCCCCAAGTTTGGTGATGCGGCCGCCTGGGCTGCGCGCATCGGCACCGGTTTTGAAGCCCTGGTGCAGTCGGCCCTGAAGGGCAAGGGCGCCATGGCTCCGCAAGGCGGCGGCGACTTCAACGACACCGAAATCGCCCGCGCCGTGGCCTACATGGCCAATGCCGGCGGTGCCAAGTTTGCCGAGCCTGCAGCCCCCGCAGCGGCTGGAGCACAAGCGGATGCCGCCCCGGCCGCCGCCGCTGTTGCTGCCCCAGCGCCTGCTGCTGCCCCCGTGGCCGCTGCAGCGCCCGCTGCACCGGCACCTGCAGCAGCCTCCGCCGGTGCTGGCGAGGCCCTGTACAAACAGGCTTGCCAGGTGTGCCATGCTGCAGGCGTAGCCGGCGCCCCCAAGTTTGGCGACAAGGCCGCCTGGGCCACCCGCCTGTCAGTGGGCATCGACGCGCTGTACGCCAGCGCCGCCAAGGGCAAAGGTGCCATGCCTCCCCGTGGCGGCACACAGGCCTCTGACGCCGACCTGCGCGCGGCTGTGGAGTTCATGGCAGCCGCCGCCAAGTAA
- the atpG gene encoding F0F1 ATP synthase subunit gamma produces the protein MAAGKEIRGKIKSVENTKKITKAMEMVAASKMRKAQDRMRAARPYSEKIRNIAANLGKANPEYVHPFMKVNDAKTAGVIVITTDKGLCGGMNTNVLRAVTTKLRELQGAGVSTEAVAIGNKGLGFLNRVGAKVVSHVTGLGDTPHLDKLIGPVKVLLDAYAEGKINAVYLSYTKFINTMKQESVVEQLLPLSSEQMQAEKTEHGWDYIYEPDAQTVIDDLLVRYVESLIYQAVAENMASEQSARMVAMKAATDNAGSVIGELKLVYNKTRQAAITKELSEIVAGAAAV, from the coding sequence ATGGCAGCAGGCAAGGAAATACGCGGCAAGATCAAATCGGTGGAAAACACCAAGAAGATCACCAAAGCCATGGAAATGGTGGCCGCATCCAAAATGCGCAAGGCGCAGGACCGGATGCGGGCTGCCCGTCCATACAGCGAGAAGATCCGCAACATTGCAGCCAACCTCGGCAAGGCCAACCCGGAGTACGTGCATCCGTTCATGAAGGTGAACGATGCCAAGACCGCTGGCGTCATCGTCATCACGACAGACAAGGGTCTGTGCGGTGGCATGAACACCAACGTGCTGCGTGCCGTGACGACCAAGCTGCGTGAACTGCAAGGTGCTGGCGTCTCGACCGAAGCCGTGGCGATTGGCAACAAGGGCCTGGGTTTCCTGAACCGTGTGGGCGCCAAGGTGGTTTCGCACGTGACGGGCCTGGGCGACACCCCCCACCTGGACAAGCTGATTGGCCCGGTGAAGGTGTTGCTCGATGCTTACGCGGAAGGCAAGATCAACGCGGTGTACCTGAGCTACACCAAGTTCATCAACACCATGAAGCAGGAATCGGTGGTGGAGCAGCTGCTTCCCCTGTCCTCCGAGCAGATGCAGGCTGAGAAGACGGAACACGGCTGGGACTACATCTATGAGCCCGATGCGCAGACCGTGATCGACGATCTGCTGGTCCGCTATGTCGAGTCCCTGATTTACCAGGCCGTTGCGGAAAACATGGCGTCCGAGCAGTCGGCACGCATGGTGGCCATGAAGGCCGCCACCGACAACGCCGGCAGCGTCATTGGCGAGTTGAAGCTGGTCTACAACAAGACGCGCCAGGCAGCGATCACGAAAGAACTTTCGGAAATCGTGGCTGGCGCCGCTGCTGTGTAA
- a CDS encoding TPM domain-containing protein — protein sequence MDAENNDRPTHTPWRAISRLVRHRWHDAFGRSAIPAPTLQRLGAQVAVSELHHTGQIRIVVESGLPWSYLRRHAKARERALMLFSKHRVWDTEHNNGVLIYLLMPEHAFEIVADRGLARHVPPATWQRMAEQMSARFQQGRYEDGLAQAIDAVGALLAEHFPRTADSPSINELPDAPMVH from the coding sequence ATGGATGCGGAGAACAACGACCGACCAACGCACACCCCATGGCGCGCCATCTCGCGCCTGGTCCGCCACCGCTGGCACGATGCGTTTGGCCGATCCGCCATTCCGGCGCCTACGCTGCAGCGCCTCGGCGCGCAGGTCGCTGTCAGCGAGTTGCACCACACCGGGCAGATCCGCATCGTGGTGGAGAGCGGGCTGCCCTGGAGCTACCTGCGGCGCCACGCCAAGGCACGTGAACGCGCGCTCATGCTGTTCAGCAAACACCGTGTGTGGGACACCGAACACAACAACGGCGTACTGATCTACCTGCTGATGCCCGAGCACGCATTCGAGATCGTTGCCGACCGGGGACTGGCGCGGCATGTGCCCCCCGCCACCTGGCAAAGGATGGCCGAGCAGATGTCGGCCCGGTTTCAGCAAGGCCGCTACGAGGACGGTCTGGCGCAGGCCATAGATGCGGTGGGCGCCTTGCTGGCAGAGCACTTTCCACGCACCGCGGACTCCCCATCGATCAACGAGTTGCCTGACGCACCGATGGTGCACTGA
- a CDS encoding YgcG family protein, translating into MLLALTRYALTAIFLIPFLPTLGWAQAQPLVVPPLTGHVIDQSGTLTTTDTQALEGQLAALERAHGAQVVVLMVPTTAPEDIAAYANRVGNLWKIGRREVGDGVLVVVAKNDRRMRIEVAKSLEGAIPDIAAARIIDGAMKPRFQQGDFAGGLAAAVTQIGARIAGEALPAPPTTPSATAKGPGHGLFDWTDFAIFLFFGVMVGGPLARSILGAALGGLVVGGGVGALAFVFTSSLLLSVGAGVIALLYTWLFGGSSGPVSLGHGGRGSGGWSSGSSGGFGSGSGGGGFSSGGGGDFGGGGASGDW; encoded by the coding sequence ATGCTGCTAGCGCTTACAAGATATGCACTGACAGCTATATTTTTAATACCATTTTTGCCTACCCTGGGCTGGGCCCAGGCGCAACCGCTGGTCGTGCCACCCCTCACCGGCCACGTCATCGACCAGAGCGGCACGCTCACCACCACAGACACCCAGGCGCTGGAAGGCCAACTGGCTGCGCTCGAGAGGGCCCATGGCGCGCAAGTCGTCGTACTGATGGTGCCCACCACCGCCCCGGAAGACATCGCCGCCTACGCCAACCGCGTCGGCAACTTGTGGAAGATCGGCCGCCGCGAAGTGGGTGATGGCGTGCTGGTGGTGGTGGCCAAGAACGACCGCCGGATGCGCATCGAGGTTGCCAAATCGCTGGAGGGCGCGATCCCCGACATTGCGGCCGCGCGCATCATCGACGGCGCCATGAAGCCCCGCTTTCAGCAGGGCGACTTTGCCGGTGGCCTGGCCGCCGCCGTCACCCAAATTGGCGCACGCATTGCAGGCGAGGCGCTGCCCGCTCCGCCCACCACGCCTTCCGCAACCGCAAAAGGCCCAGGCCATGGCCTTTTTGACTGGACCGACTTTGCCATCTTCCTGTTCTTTGGCGTGATGGTGGGCGGCCCCCTGGCCCGCAGCATCCTGGGCGCGGCCCTGGGCGGGCTGGTGGTGGGAGGCGGTGTGGGTGCCCTGGCGTTCGTATTCACGTCCAGCCTGTTGCTGTCGGTCGGCGCGGGCGTGATCGCGCTGCTCTACACCTGGCTTTTCGGGGGCAGCAGCGGCCCCGTCAGCCTGGGGCATGGCGGCAGAGGCTCGGGCGGATGGAGCAGCGGCAGTTCCGGCGGTTTCGGTAGCGGCAGTGGTGGTGGTGGCTTCAGCTCAGGCGGTGGTGGCGATTTTGGTGGTGGCGGCGCTTCGGGAGACTGGTGA
- a CDS encoding nuclear transport factor 2 family protein translates to MPRAQSRAATLGGSSDETESAFYEALQRGDIDLLMSCWADDDEIVCVHPGGPRLLGPAAIRAAFEAMFSHGTLRARPVQVHRVVALTSAVHSVVEQVEVMLPDGLHQAMVLATNVYHKTPEGWRMVAHHASPGVAPDAQVDVAQRPVLH, encoded by the coding sequence ATGCCCCGCGCCCAATCAAGAGCAGCCACCCTGGGTGGCTCCTCGGATGAAACCGAATCTGCGTTCTACGAAGCGCTGCAGCGCGGCGACATCGACCTGCTGATGTCCTGCTGGGCGGACGATGACGAGATCGTTTGCGTGCACCCAGGCGGTCCGCGTCTGCTGGGGCCCGCCGCCATCCGCGCCGCGTTCGAGGCCATGTTCTCGCACGGCACGTTGCGTGCGCGGCCGGTGCAGGTGCACCGTGTGGTGGCGCTGACGAGTGCGGTGCACAGCGTGGTCGAGCAGGTCGAGGTGATGCTGCCTGATGGACTGCACCAGGCCATGGTGCTGGCCACCAACGTCTATCACAAGACCCCCGAAGGCTGGCGCATGGTGGCCCACCATGCCAGCCCCGGCGTGGCGCCAGATGCCCAGGTGGACGTGGCGCAGCGCCCGGTGCTGCACTAG
- a CDS encoding DUF4148 domain-containing protein, which yields MNNTARFLSIAAVAAFASFSAQADEADASQFATKFETNRTRAEVAAEAATVAQTRSIEPAGSRVVTYKSTADRAAVRAQAAEAVRTGQISSGERG from the coding sequence ATGAACAACACCGCACGTTTCCTGTCTATCGCCGCTGTCGCCGCTTTCGCTTCCTTTAGTGCCCAGGCTGACGAAGCCGATGCTTCGCAATTCGCCACCAAGTTCGAAACCAACCGCACCCGCGCTGAAGTGGCTGCTGAAGCCGCTACCGTGGCCCAGACCCGTTCCATCGAACCCGCTGGTTCGCGTGTGGTGACTTACAAGTCCACGGCTGACCGTGCTGCCGTGCGTGCCCAGGCTGCTGAAGCTGTGCGCACTGGCCAGATTTCTTCGGGTGAGCGCGGCTGA
- the atpA gene encoding F0F1 ATP synthase subunit alpha — protein sequence MQLNPAEISELIKSRIEGLAASSDIRNQGTVVSVSDGIVRVHGLSDVMQGEMLEFPATKDGQPSYGLALNLERDSVGAVILGEYEHISEGDTVKCTGRILEVPVGPELVGRVVNALGQPIDGKGPINAKLTDVIEKVAPGVIARKSVDQPLQTGLKSIDSMVPVGRGQRELIIGDRQTGKTAVAIDAIIAQKGQGVTCIYVAIGQKASSIKNVVRALEQAGAMEYTIVVAASASESAAMQYVSAYSGCTMGEYFRDRGEDALIVYDDLSKQAVAYRQVSLLLRRPPGREAYPGDVFYLHSRLLERAARVNADYVEAFTKGEVKGKTGSLTALPIIETQAGDVSAFVPTNVISITDGQIFLETSLFNAGIRPAINAGISVSRVGGAAQTKLVKNLSGGIRTDLAQYRELAAFAQFASDLDEATRKQLDRGARVTELLKQAQYSPLSISLMGATLFAVNKGFMDDIDVKKVLDFEHGLHQFLKTSHAALLAKLEQAKAMDKDAEAELTAAIAAFKKSFA from the coding sequence ATGCAACTCAATCCCGCAGAAATTTCTGAACTCATCAAGAGCCGCATCGAAGGTCTGGCAGCCAGCAGCGATATCCGCAACCAGGGCACCGTGGTGTCCGTGTCTGACGGTATCGTGCGCGTTCATGGCCTGTCGGACGTGATGCAGGGCGAAATGCTCGAGTTCCCCGCTACCAAGGACGGCCAGCCTTCCTACGGCCTGGCGCTGAACCTGGAGCGCGACTCCGTGGGCGCCGTGATTCTGGGCGAGTACGAGCACATTTCCGAAGGCGACACCGTCAAGTGCACGGGCCGCATTCTGGAAGTGCCTGTCGGTCCAGAGCTGGTCGGCCGCGTGGTGAACGCACTGGGCCAGCCGATCGACGGCAAGGGTCCCATCAACGCCAAGCTCACCGACGTGATCGAAAAGGTCGCTCCGGGCGTGATCGCCCGTAAGTCCGTGGACCAACCCCTGCAGACCGGCCTGAAGTCCATCGACTCGATGGTGCCCGTGGGCCGTGGCCAGCGCGAGCTGATCATTGGTGACCGCCAGACCGGCAAGACGGCCGTTGCCATCGACGCCATCATCGCCCAGAAGGGCCAGGGCGTGACCTGCATCTACGTCGCCATCGGCCAGAAGGCTTCGTCGATCAAGAACGTGGTGCGCGCACTGGAACAAGCCGGTGCCATGGAGTACACGATTGTGGTGGCCGCATCGGCTTCCGAATCGGCAGCCATGCAGTACGTGTCGGCCTACTCGGGTTGCACGATGGGCGAATACTTCCGCGACCGCGGCGAAGACGCTCTGATCGTGTACGACGACCTGTCCAAGCAAGCCGTTGCTTACCGTCAAGTGTCGCTGCTGCTGCGCCGTCCACCAGGCCGCGAAGCCTATCCTGGCGACGTGTTCTATCTCCACAGCCGTCTGCTCGAGCGCGCAGCCCGCGTGAACGCCGACTACGTCGAAGCCTTCACCAAGGGTGAAGTCAAGGGCAAGACCGGTTCGCTGACCGCACTGCCGATTATCGAAACGCAGGCTGGCGACGTGTCCGCCTTCGTGCCTACCAACGTGATCTCGATCACCGACGGTCAGATCTTCCTGGAAACCAGCCTGTTCAACGCCGGTATCCGCCCCGCCATCAACGCCGGTATCTCGGTGTCGCGCGTCGGTGGTGCTGCCCAGACCAAGCTGGTGAAGAACCTGTCCGGCGGTATCCGTACCGACCTGGCCCAGTACCGTGAACTGGCTGCGTTCGCGCAGTTCGCTTCCGACCTGGACGAAGCCACCCGCAAGCAGCTGGACCGCGGTGCCCGCGTGACAGAACTGCTCAAGCAGGCGCAGTACAGCCCGCTGTCCATCTCGCTGATGGGCGCCACGCTGTTCGCTGTGAACAAGGGCTTCATGGACGACATCGATGTCAAGAAGGTGCTCGACTTCGAACACGGCCTGCACCAGTTCCTGAAGACCAGCCACGCCGCTTTGCTGGCCAAGCTGGAACAGGCCAAGGCCATGGACAAGGACGCAGAAGCCGAATTGACCGCAGCGATCGCCGCGTTCAAGAAGTCGTTCGCTTAA
- a CDS encoding F0F1 ATP synthase subunit epsilon, protein MNTIHVDVVSAEESIFSGEARFVALPGEAGELGIYPRHTPLITRIKPGSVRIEMADGGEEFVFVAGGILEVQPNCVTVLSDTAIRGKDLDDEKANAAKSAAEEALKNAKSEIDLAKAQSELAVMAAQIAALRKFRQKK, encoded by the coding sequence ATGAACACCATCCACGTTGATGTGGTCAGTGCCGAAGAGTCCATCTTCTCCGGTGAAGCGCGTTTTGTCGCTCTGCCTGGTGAAGCTGGCGAATTGGGCATCTACCCCCGCCATACCCCGCTGATCACCCGCATCAAGCCAGGCTCGGTGCGCATCGAAATGGCTGACGGTGGCGAAGAGTTCGTTTTCGTGGCCGGTGGCATTCTGGAAGTGCAGCCCAACTGCGTGACAGTGCTGTCCGACACCGCCATCCGTGGCAAGGATCTGGACGACGAGAAGGCCAATGCAGCCAAGTCTGCAGCCGAAGAGGCGCTCAAGAATGCCAAGAGCGAGATCGACCTGGCGAAGGCACAGTCCGAGCTGGCCGTCATGGCGGCCCAGATTGCCGCCCTGCGCAAGTTCCGCCAGAAGAAGTAA
- the atpD gene encoding F0F1 ATP synthase subunit beta, with translation MAQVQGKIVQCIGAVVDVEFPRDQMPKIYDALKLEGSSLTLEVQQQLGDGVVRTIALGSSDGLRRGIMVTNTGNSITVPVGKATLGRIMDVLGAPIDERGPVSQELTASIHRKAPAYDELSPSQELLETGIKVIDLVCPFAKGGKVGLFGGAGVGKTVNMMELINNIAKAHSGLSVFAGVGERTREGNDFYHEMADSGVVNLEKLEESKVAMVYGQMNEPPGNRLRVALTGLTIAESFRDEGRDVLFFVDNIYRYTLAGTEVSALLGRMPSAVGYQPTLAEEMGRLQERITSTKVGSITSIQAVYVPADDLTDPSPATTFAHLDSTVVLSRDIASLGIYPAVDPLDSTSRQLDPNVVGEDHYTTARAVQGTLQRYKELRDIIAILGMDELAPEDKLAVARARKIQRFLSQPFHVAEVFTGSPGKYVPLSETIRGFKMIVSGECDHLPEQAFYMVGTIDEAFEKAKKVA, from the coding sequence ATGGCTCAAGTGCAAGGCAAGATTGTTCAATGTATCGGCGCTGTGGTGGACGTTGAGTTCCCACGCGACCAGATGCCCAAGATTTATGACGCCCTGAAGCTCGAAGGCTCGTCGCTGACGCTGGAAGTGCAACAGCAGCTGGGCGACGGCGTGGTGCGTACCATTGCCCTGGGCTCGTCCGACGGCCTGCGCCGCGGCATCATGGTGACCAACACCGGCAACTCCATCACCGTGCCTGTGGGCAAGGCGACGCTGGGCCGCATCATGGACGTGTTGGGTGCTCCCATCGACGAACGTGGTCCGGTCAGCCAGGAGCTGACGGCCTCCATCCACCGCAAGGCCCCTGCGTACGACGAACTGTCGCCCTCGCAAGAGCTGCTGGAAACCGGCATCAAGGTGATCGACTTGGTCTGCCCGTTCGCCAAGGGCGGCAAGGTGGGTCTGTTCGGTGGCGCCGGTGTGGGCAAGACCGTGAACATGATGGAACTCATCAACAACATCGCCAAGGCCCACAGCGGTCTGTCGGTGTTCGCTGGTGTGGGCGAGCGTACCCGCGAAGGGAACGACTTCTACCATGAAATGGCCGATTCCGGCGTGGTGAATCTCGAGAAGCTCGAAGAGTCCAAGGTGGCCATGGTGTACGGCCAGATGAACGAGCCCCCAGGTAACCGTCTGCGCGTGGCCCTGACCGGTCTGACCATTGCGGAATCTTTCCGTGACGAAGGCCGTGACGTGCTGTTCTTCGTGGACAACATCTACCGCTACACGCTGGCCGGTACCGAAGTGTCCGCTCTGCTGGGCCGTATGCCTTCCGCCGTGGGCTACCAGCCTACGCTGGCCGAAGAAATGGGCCGCCTGCAAGAGCGTATTACGTCCACCAAGGTCGGTTCGATCACCTCCATCCAGGCCGTGTACGTGCCAGCGGATGACTTGACCGACCCATCGCCTGCTACGACGTTCGCCCACTTGGACTCCACCGTCGTGTTGTCGCGTGACATCGCTTCGCTGGGTATCTACCCCGCTGTGGACCCTCTGGACTCGACCAGCCGCCAGCTGGACCCGAACGTGGTGGGCGAAGACCACTACACCACGGCCCGTGCCGTGCAGGGCACGCTGCAGCGTTACAAGGAACTGCGCGACATCATCGCCATTCTGGGCATGGACGAACTGGCTCCTGAAGACAAGCTGGCCGTGGCCCGCGCGCGCAAGATCCAGCGTTTCCTGTCGCAGCCTTTCCATGTGGCTGAAGTTTTCACGGGCTCGCCCGGCAAGTACGTTCCCCTGTCGGAAACCATCCGTGGTTTTAAGATGATCGTGAGCGGCGAATGCGATCACCTGCCAGAACAGGCGTTCTACATGGTGGGCACCATTGACGAAGCCTTCGAAAAGGCCAAGAAGGTGGCCTGA
- a CDS encoding DUF4148 domain-containing protein, with product MNNTARFLSIAAVAAFASFGAQADEADASQFATKFETNRTRAEVAAEAATVAQTRSIEPAGSRVVTYKSTADRAAVRAQAAEAVRTGKISAGEIGNAM from the coding sequence ATGAACAACACCGCACGTTTCCTGTCTATCGCCGCTGTCGCCGCTTTCGCTTCCTTTGGTGCCCAGGCTGATGAAGCCGATGCTTCGCAATTTGCCACCAAGTTCGAAACCAACCGCACCCGCGCTGAAGTGGCTGCCGAAGCCGCTACCGTGGCCCAGACCCGTTCCATCGAGCCTGCTGGTTCGCGTGTGGTGACTTACAAGTCCACCGCTGACCGCGCTGCCGTGCGTGCCCAGGCTGCTGAAGCTGTGCGTACCGGCAAGATCTCTGCAGGCGAAATCGGCAACGCCATGTAA
- a CDS encoding DUF2946 family protein yields the protein MDDIVKQALAKWPNVPDCYGWLGLDTRGHWYLRDDAAQAAGAFPRSKGTLLQHDKLLAFIARNYEHDDQGQWFFQNGPQRVYVELEATPWVWRLQPQDFRAASHTGLEASVRRCLLDEQGRVYLETDLGLGLVHTLDVAIAAEAVTGGYWTPEDVKAQDLPARYGYVCSPHALWQAGRPPQP from the coding sequence ATGGATGACATCGTCAAACAGGCACTGGCCAAATGGCCCAACGTGCCCGACTGTTATGGCTGGCTGGGGCTGGATACGCGCGGGCACTGGTATTTGCGTGATGACGCTGCGCAGGCGGCAGGGGCTTTTCCGCGCAGCAAAGGCACGCTGCTGCAACACGACAAGTTGCTGGCTTTCATTGCGCGCAACTACGAGCACGACGACCAGGGTCAGTGGTTCTTTCAGAACGGCCCCCAGCGGGTCTACGTGGAGCTGGAGGCTACGCCCTGGGTGTGGCGCCTGCAGCCCCAGGACTTTCGTGCAGCCAGCCACACCGGCCTAGAAGCGTCGGTGCGCCGCTGCCTGCTGGACGAACAGGGCCGTGTGTACCTCGAGACAGACTTGGGACTGGGGTTGGTGCACACGCTCGATGTAGCCATAGCTGCCGAGGCGGTGACAGGCGGGTACTGGACGCCCGAGGACGTGAAGGCGCAGGACCTTCCGGCGCGCTACGGTTATGTGTGCAGTCCGCACGCGCTGTGGCAGGCAGGGAGGCCACCGCAGCCCTGA
- a CDS encoding LemA family protein encodes MIQRLLALFTLLAATLALGGCGYNDFQRLDEQSKAAWSEVLNQYQRRADLVPNIVATVKGEANFEQETLTKVVEARAKATAIQVTPETLNNPEAFSKFQQAQGELSSALSRLMVVSERYPTLQANQGFRDLRVTLEGTENRITVARNRYIQTVQEYNVLARSFPTNLTAMAFSYAPKPSFTVANEAQIAAPPTVDFSASKPKQ; translated from the coding sequence ATGATCCAACGTCTTCTCGCCCTCTTCACCCTGCTGGCCGCCACGCTCGCGCTGGGCGGCTGCGGCTACAACGACTTCCAGCGCCTGGACGAGCAGTCCAAGGCCGCCTGGAGCGAGGTACTCAACCAGTACCAACGCCGCGCCGACCTGGTGCCCAACATCGTCGCCACCGTCAAGGGTGAGGCCAACTTTGAACAAGAGACGCTGACCAAGGTGGTCGAGGCCCGCGCCAAGGCCACGGCGATCCAGGTCACACCCGAGACGCTGAACAACCCCGAGGCATTCAGCAAGTTCCAGCAGGCCCAGGGCGAGCTGTCCAGCGCCCTGTCGCGCCTGATGGTCGTGTCCGAGCGCTACCCCACGCTGCAGGCCAATCAGGGATTTCGTGACCTGCGGGTGACGCTGGAGGGCACCGAGAACCGCATCACCGTGGCCCGCAACCGCTACATCCAGACCGTGCAGGAGTACAACGTGCTGGCGCGCAGCTTCCCCACCAACCTGACGGCCATGGCCTTCAGCTACGCGCCCAAGCCCAGCTTCACCGTGGCCAACGAGGCCCAGATTGCCGCGCCTCCCACCGTGGATTTCTCCGCCTCCAAGCCCAAGCAATAG